One genomic segment of Rivularia sp. PCC 7116 includes these proteins:
- the rsmA gene encoding 16S rRNA (adenine(1518)-N(6)/adenine(1519)-N(6))-dimethyltransferase RsmA, which produces MKPRRVFAQHWLQSDKALNSIIAAAELKETDRVLEIGPGKGVLTRQLLEKVNSVLAVEIDRDLCKLLVQKLGEKENFLLLNEDFLNVDLSVLVKDFSKFQNQNKVVANIPYNITGPIIERLLGKIGSPNPQPYDSIVLLVQKEVAERIVAKPGRTSFGALSVRVQYLADCEIICTVPAKAFYPPPKVDSAVIRLIPTEREVVANNPKKLETLVKQGFSAKRKMLRNNLQSLVERENLTQLLEKLSVNPQARAEELSVQQWVSLANELENQDA; this is translated from the coding sequence ATGAAACCGCGCAGGGTATTTGCTCAGCATTGGTTACAGAGTGATAAGGCTTTGAATAGCATTATTGCAGCAGCAGAATTAAAAGAGACCGACCGAGTTTTAGAAATAGGTCCCGGAAAAGGAGTATTAACAAGGCAGCTTTTAGAAAAAGTAAATTCTGTCTTAGCTGTGGAGATTGATAGGGATTTATGTAAGCTATTAGTTCAGAAGTTGGGAGAGAAGGAAAATTTTCTGCTGTTGAATGAGGATTTTTTAAATGTAGATTTATCCGTTTTAGTTAAAGATTTCTCCAAGTTTCAAAATCAAAATAAAGTAGTAGCGAATATTCCTTACAATATTACCGGCCCTATTATTGAAAGGTTGTTGGGGAAGATTGGTAGTCCAAATCCTCAGCCTTATGATTCAATAGTATTATTAGTGCAGAAAGAAGTAGCTGAAAGAATTGTAGCTAAACCCGGAAGAACCAGTTTTGGAGCGCTATCGGTAAGGGTACAATACCTAGCAGATTGTGAGATAATTTGTACCGTTCCCGCAAAGGCTTTTTATCCACCACCAAAAGTTGATTCTGCTGTTATCAGGTTAATTCCTACAGAAAGGGAAGTTGTAGCGAACAACCCCAAGAAATTAGAAACTTTAGTAAAACAGGGATTTAGCGCTAAACGCAAAATGTTACGAAATAATTTGCAATCGTTAGTAGAACGCGAAAATCTGACACAATTATTGGAAAAGTTAAGCGTTAACCCCCAAGCTCGCGCTGAAGAATTAAGCGTGCAACAGTGGGTGAGTTTAGCCAATGAACTAGAAAATCAAGATGCGTAG
- a CDS encoding GerMN domain-containing protein, with protein MNKIIRQNQKYIFPLMLSAMAIAVSSCGSNPTVNNVEETPSDQSPVASSPLATPNTVPQTPEIEINTTPSPTAKAAPFGVETTPSSENLNQNKTGNLKNSDITVYTSDLQCQKLVPQKVSVSANEPMKDAVGKIIASKNTADLNIANYRVNVNNGTATVDFRVAPDSPRQLVSLSSCEQFTLFQSIQKTLTSNPKWNVKNVRFTQSGEEIYL; from the coding sequence ATGAACAAAATTATCCGTCAGAATCAAAAATATATTTTCCCTTTGATGTTATCAGCAATGGCGATCGCCGTTAGCAGTTGTGGCTCAAACCCTACAGTTAACAACGTAGAGGAAACACCATCCGACCAATCTCCAGTTGCTAGCAGCCCACTAGCCACGCCTAACACCGTACCACAGACCCCGGAAATAGAAATTAATACGACACCATCACCAACAGCTAAAGCAGCGCCATTCGGAGTAGAAACAACCCCGTCATCAGAAAACCTTAATCAAAATAAAACCGGGAATCTAAAAAATTCTGATATAACCGTATATACCAGCGACTTGCAGTGTCAGAAATTAGTACCTCAAAAAGTATCCGTATCAGCAAACGAACCGATGAAAGATGCAGTTGGTAAAATTATTGCATCCAAAAATACAGCCGATTTGAATATCGCTAACTATCGAGTCAACGTTAACAATGGAACTGCAACAGTAGACTTCCGCGTAGCTCCTGATTCTCCCAGGCAACTAGTTTCTCTTTCCAGTTGCGAGCAATTCACATTATTCCAAAGTATCCAAAAAACCTTGACAAGCAACCCCAAATGGAACGTCAAAAACGTTCGTTTTACTCAATCTGGGGAAGAGATTTATTTATAA
- a CDS encoding M48 family metallopeptidase, producing MAFNQEKFDILIQKLEVFARKQPSAYKLRVALIAILGYAYIFVILAATLALLTGIIWLMLTSRSFNARAIQVTIFLLAFGLILWVSFPVPTGLYLKREDFPSLYAFVDELSSKLQAPCFHSILITDDFNAAVMQRPRLGLLGWQQNYLIIGLPLMLALTKEQFRAVLAHELGHLSGNHSRFSAWIYRQRSTWYRLAKELGEGGNETSWFIFEQFLKWYVPFFNAYSFVLARMNEYEADKCALEIAGTKNTAEALINAEIKARFLESSFFSNIYKRVNTEIEPPKSVFIEMKAAFIKEIDSTESNLYLKQALAEKTNNSDTHPCLSDRLDAFQCLPKNLEKIPLPNTITASAAREVLGTGLDKLIEHFNQVWYDQMATPWRQKYAQLQESLSVLNELEKKSQKHKLNAEESWQRIQLTLNFKDESSTLPLLQDFLDINENHALANYFMGEILLNQQNTSGLKYVEKAMDKEIQLVIDGCQLIYSFFIKHDDINTANLYKQRAEKHYDKLLKAEEEREYIRPKDKYQPHGLSKLQLKSLRQQLSCYSEIEKVYLVQKVLEHFPEKPLYILGVMRKVASWGEVDTPTKNAELLKQLSDKIEFSGRLFTLILTGEHSDFEKPLSKVPDALIYQTSKK from the coding sequence ATGGCTTTTAATCAAGAGAAATTTGATATTCTTATTCAGAAATTAGAGGTATTTGCCCGCAAGCAGCCAAGCGCGTATAAATTGCGCGTCGCATTAATAGCAATACTAGGTTATGCCTATATTTTTGTAATACTAGCCGCAACGTTAGCTTTATTAACGGGTATTATTTGGTTGATGCTTACTAGTAGGTCATTTAATGCTAGAGCAATACAGGTTACTATTTTTCTGCTAGCATTTGGACTGATTTTATGGGTATCTTTTCCAGTACCTACAGGTTTGTATTTGAAACGCGAAGATTTTCCTTCTTTGTATGCTTTTGTTGATGAATTATCATCCAAATTACAAGCACCGTGTTTTCATTCTATTTTGATTACTGATGATTTTAATGCTGCCGTGATGCAAAGACCGCGTTTAGGTTTATTAGGATGGCAGCAAAATTACCTGATTATTGGCTTACCTTTAATGTTAGCGCTGACAAAAGAACAGTTTCGTGCGGTACTAGCACATGAACTTGGTCATTTATCAGGAAATCATAGTCGCTTCAGTGCTTGGATTTATCGTCAACGCTCAACATGGTATCGACTTGCTAAGGAGTTAGGTGAAGGTGGTAATGAAACCTCATGGTTTATTTTTGAACAGTTTCTGAAATGGTATGTACCGTTTTTTAATGCTTATTCGTTTGTACTTGCTCGTATGAACGAGTACGAAGCCGATAAATGTGCTTTAGAAATAGCAGGAACTAAAAATACTGCTGAAGCTTTGATTAATGCTGAGATTAAAGCTAGATTTTTAGAAAGTTCTTTTTTCTCTAATATTTACAAACGAGTTAATACAGAGATTGAGCCACCTAAATCAGTTTTTATAGAAATGAAAGCAGCGTTTATCAAAGAAATTGATTCCACAGAAAGTAACTTATATTTGAAACAAGCTTTGGCAGAAAAAACGAATAATAGCGATACTCATCCATGTTTGAGCGATAGGCTAGATGCTTTCCAATGCCTTCCTAAAAATCTGGAAAAAATACCTTTACCAAATACAATAACAGCTAGTGCGGCAAGAGAAGTTTTAGGGACAGGTTTAGATAAACTAATTGAGCATTTTAATCAAGTGTGGTACGACCAAATGGCGACACCTTGGCGACAAAAATACGCTCAATTACAAGAATCTCTATCTGTATTAAATGAGTTAGAGAAAAAATCTCAAAAGCACAAATTAAATGCGGAAGAATCTTGGCAAAGAATTCAATTAACTTTAAATTTTAAAGATGAGTCTTCTACATTACCTTTATTACAGGATTTCTTAGATATCAATGAAAATCATGCTTTAGCCAATTATTTCATGGGAGAAATATTACTTAATCAGCAAAATACATCTGGTCTCAAATATGTTGAAAAGGCAATGGATAAAGAGATACAATTGGTAATTGATGGTTGCCAATTAATTTATTCATTTTTTATAAAGCATGATGATATAAATACTGCAAATTTATATAAACAGCGTGCGGAAAAACATTACGATAAACTTTTGAAAGCGGAAGAGGAACGCGAATATATTAGACCAAAAGATAAATATCAGCCTCATGGTTTATCAAAATTGCAATTGAAGAGTTTACGTCAACAGCTATCTTGTTATTCCGAGATTGAAAAAGTTTATTTAGTTCAGAAGGTGTTAGAGCATTTTCCAGAAAAGCCACTTTATATTCTTGGGGTAATGCGAAAAGTTGCTTCTTGGGGTGAAGTTGATACACCAACAAAAAATGCTGAATTGCTCAAGCAACTTTCGGATAAAATCGAATTTAGTGGCAGATTATTTACCTTAATCTTAACTGGCGAACATTCTGATTTTGAGAAACCATTAAGTAAAGTGCCGGATGCATTGATTTACCAGACAAGTAAAAAGTAA
- the ispE gene encoding 4-(cytidine 5'-diphospho)-2-C-methyl-D-erythritol kinase, giving the protein MRSYTLTAPAKINLYLEIIGDRPDGYHELAMIMQSIGLADQIEIEANDVQLIRFRCDSKEVPVDRSNLVYRAADLMVQEFPDSFATYGGVDITLHKHIPVAAGLAGGSTDAAAVLVGIDLLWKLGLTKLELEELAAKIGSDIPFCIGGGTAIATGRGEILSPLLGLHNTYIVLAKYRSLEVSTPWAYKTYRSLYSDSYVTDKESLSARANAVHSGEIVKAISHQNASEVAQKMHNDLEKVVLPEYPQVLQLKESFAKYDILGTMMSGSGPSVFALCDSKDKAEEVKLHMRNEIPSDDLELFVTQLINYGIQVR; this is encoded by the coding sequence ATGCGTAGCTATACCTTAACTGCTCCAGCCAAAATTAACTTATACTTGGAAATCATCGGCGATCGCCCGGATGGGTATCATGAGTTGGCTATGATAATGCAGAGTATAGGACTCGCAGACCAAATTGAAATCGAAGCCAATGACGTACAGTTAATTAGGTTTAGGTGTGATAGTAAAGAAGTTCCTGTAGATAGGAGTAATTTAGTTTATCGTGCTGCGGATTTAATGGTTCAGGAATTTCCCGATAGTTTTGCTACTTATGGGGGCGTAGATATAACGCTTCACAAACACATCCCCGTAGCTGCTGGTTTAGCTGGAGGTTCGACAGATGCAGCAGCAGTTTTAGTTGGTATTGATTTATTGTGGAAATTGGGATTAACTAAATTAGAGCTAGAAGAATTAGCCGCGAAAATTGGTTCTGATATACCATTTTGTATCGGAGGAGGAACCGCGATCGCAACAGGTAGAGGTGAAATACTTTCTCCACTATTGGGTTTGCACAATACATATATAGTATTGGCTAAATATCGCAGTCTAGAAGTTTCTACTCCCTGGGCTTATAAAACCTATCGTTCCTTGTATAGTGATAGCTATGTTACAGATAAAGAAAGTTTGAGTGCCCGTGCAAATGCGGTACATTCAGGAGAAATAGTCAAAGCGATTTCGCATCAAAACGCTTCTGAAGTAGCTCAAAAAATGCATAATGATTTAGAGAAAGTAGTATTACCAGAATATCCTCAAGTATTGCAGTTAAAAGAAAGTTTTGCCAAATACGATATTTTAGGAACAATGATGTCCGGTAGTGGTCCAAGTGTATTTGCTTTGTGTGATTCTAAAGATAAAGCAGAAGAAGTAAAACTGCATATGAGAAACGAAATCCCTTCAGATGATTTAGAACTTTTCGTCACCCAATTGATAAATTATGGGATTCAGGTAAGATAG
- a CDS encoding MBL fold metallo-hydrolase, whose protein sequence is MSEGYSIVSLDEGESQSELECLPYGVHHDGEGICLLLRMGPHRIMLDCGLPDISPLAKKLKKSARPDNTPLPADIVLVTHAHPDHARGLLALHKTFPLLPIYASVVTCKLLPLNWLDKKSEENRALFQPLELRTTIELKENLTVELFPCGHLPGAVAFLLTYTTSERSYKLLYTGDFFLSNSRLVEGFRLEELRGIELDVLIIEGSYGTARHPHRRNQENQLAERINRAIAEGSSVLMPTPALGLGQELLMLLRSHHHFTGRDIDIWVDGNVAAGCDAYLELMPHLPPSVQNFARHQPLFWDERVRPRVRRLENSQRDNIGKSPCIILTESTTDLSKYCQQQNSSWLILQPEKTEIKAEHYSELGTVESYLLAQHSDGPGTTQLIHNLRPQHVVFVHGSAAYLADLTGLEELQNRYHVHAPEIETLVQLPIGDTFLQPAAPDTNYEGELTQLDTAILITLSEQIKNDPRWQQFADTGLIEARWQGEELVLRGLSPRELLNQNSDRNIWSSLDCCGTCKHQRGQRCWNTASPLYNFKVTLEGYCPAFEREEQ, encoded by the coding sequence ATGAGCGAAGGCTATTCAATAGTCTCTCTTGATGAAGGGGAAAGCCAAAGCGAATTAGAATGCTTACCTTACGGAGTTCATCATGATGGTGAAGGTATTTGTCTATTGCTGCGAATGGGGCCTCATCGGATTATGCTCGATTGCGGCTTACCAGATATTTCACCTTTAGCAAAAAAGTTAAAAAAGTCAGCACGCCCGGATAATACCCCCTTACCAGCAGACATTGTATTAGTAACTCATGCTCATCCAGATCATGCCAGGGGATTGTTGGCACTACACAAAACATTTCCCCTGCTACCAATTTACGCTTCGGTTGTTACCTGTAAGCTATTACCGTTAAATTGGTTGGACAAAAAATCTGAAGAAAATCGCGCACTTTTCCAACCTTTAGAACTGCGTACAACAATAGAGCTAAAAGAAAACCTTACGGTAGAACTGTTTCCTTGCGGACACTTACCGGGTGCAGTCGCCTTTTTACTTACTTATACAACTTCTGAACGTTCTTATAAGTTGCTTTATACAGGAGACTTTTTCCTGTCGAATTCGCGATTAGTAGAAGGTTTTCGTTTAGAAGAATTACGCGGAATTGAATTAGATGTCTTGATAATTGAAGGTAGCTACGGTACTGCTCGTCATCCACATCGGCGCAATCAAGAAAATCAACTTGCAGAAAGAATTAATCGAGCGATCGCAGAAGGTTCTTCAGTATTAATGCCTACTCCAGCATTAGGTTTAGGTCAAGAATTGCTCATGCTTCTTCGCAGCCACCATCATTTTACTGGTAGAGATATAGATATTTGGGTTGATGGAAATGTTGCTGCCGGATGCGACGCTTATTTAGAATTAATGCCCCATTTACCCCCTTCCGTACAGAATTTTGCTCGCCATCAACCATTGTTTTGGGATGAAAGAGTGCGTCCTCGGGTGCGTCGTCTAGAAAATTCTCAAAGGGATAATATCGGTAAATCGCCCTGTATAATTCTTACGGAGTCAACAACTGATTTAAGCAAATATTGCCAGCAACAAAATAGCTCGTGGCTTATTTTACAACCAGAGAAAACAGAAATTAAAGCAGAGCATTATTCCGAATTGGGTACTGTAGAAAGCTATCTCTTAGCACAGCATAGTGACGGCCCAGGTACAACTCAGTTAATACATAACTTAAGACCGCAACATGTTGTTTTCGTTCACGGTTCCGCAGCTTATCTAGCCGATTTAACAGGATTAGAGGAATTGCAGAACCGCTATCACGTACATGCTCCCGAAATAGAAACTTTAGTCCAGCTTCCTATCGGCGATACATTTTTACAACCAGCAGCACCAGATACAAACTACGAAGGAGAATTGACTCAATTAGATACAGCAATTCTAATTACACTTTCCGAGCAAATAAAAAACGACCCCCGCTGGCAGCAATTCGCTGACACGGGATTAATTGAAGCGCGTTGGCAAGGAGAAGAATTAGTATTGCGTGGTTTATCGCCTAGAGAACTACTCAACCAAAATAGCGATCGCAACATTTGGTCATCATTAGATTGCTGTGGAACCTGTAAACATCAAAGAGGACAACGGTGTTGGAATACCGCGTCCCCCTTGTATAACTTTAAAGTGACTTTAGAAGGTTACTGTCCAGCTTTTGAAAGAGAAGAACAATAA
- a CDS encoding CopG family transcriptional regulator, whose product MLIKKKTNRFDELIDAARSRQKRDKPQELVEEKVTFKSKSTDPDYVRTTVYLPKKLHRSLKLAAATDDRQMSDIMTELLEKWLSQKS is encoded by the coding sequence ATCTTGATTAAGAAGAAAACTAACCGTTTTGACGAATTAATTGATGCTGCTCGTTCTCGTCAAAAACGAGATAAACCGCAGGAATTAGTTGAAGAAAAAGTTACTTTTAAAAGTAAAAGTACCGACCCCGATTACGTTCGGACTACTGTATATTTGCCTAAGAAATTACATCGCAGTTTGAAGTTAGCTGCTGCTACTGATGACCGCCAGATGAGTGATATTATGACTGAATTACTAGAAAAATGGCTTTCACAGAAGAGTTAG
- a CDS encoding PAS domain S-box protein, with product MGNNLITIDKNIYESLEGELVKLRQRVADLEEKLYQQELEFNSLADNVPGMIYKFQLSNDGKISFPYISSRCRDFYELEPQEVKQNPDLMFEMVHEDDFAKLQEAIQISAQYQQKWESEWRIITQSGRTKWFYGISQPVAQANGDIVWDGCVIDISQRKLATEKLKQREALLEGMKNATSCLLTTQDYDKSINTALAEIGKATATDRIYIFQNYSDKLTQELFLSQRWEWVNDGINSEINYPLLKNLSYDNFSPFWYEKLSQGKSIITIEDESLIQGSRSIFVIPIQVKGKWWGFIGFEDYTTLRQWSEAEQSILQAFSMNLGSAISQRLDASRIATYEAEYKLRQLNQDLELRVKERTTTLAETETRLKRLAANVPGMLYQYQIYPNGDVRLSYISDGCHDLFGVKPEQILRNPDIINQMIHPDDVVGFDESVANSVKTLNKWEYEGRIITPSKELKWLQGFSRLQKQSDDSIFCDGFLIDITERKIAEEISQEKEQFLRNAYDGSEHVIFVVDVLEDNDFVLQGWNLACEHGTGMKSEDIKNKPLEEIFGEVKGKEIRQNYLNCVESNAPITYEERLNFGEHPRWWFTTLNPLKDVNGRIYRLVGTTSEITELKKAEQVIRSSEQNLRTLLDSVYDAIIIHDLKGNILDVNEQMLQMYGVNRDQVTQMSIVADLSSSDNPKEQFTQIIEKVMSGDSQLFEWKAKRPHDNSTFDVEVFLRRVTLNSQDIILANVRDISERKKVEAEIQAKQHFIQRITDSSPNTIYIYDLEKQQNIYTNHEIATILGYSRQQIQEMANNLFVNIIHPEDLPKVFSQNQKISTAKDGEIYETEYRVKQADGKYRWLYSRDTVFNRNEDGLVTQILGVATDITERKLAEIELQNTLHELKTTQTQLIQSEKMSSLGQMVAGVAHEINNPVNFIHGNLTPATQYTQDLLKLLELYQQHYPNPPEDIQEEIEAVELEFLKEDFLKMLNSMKQGTQRIREIVLSLRNFSRLDEAQFKAVDIHKGIDSTLMLLQNRLKAKPNFPRIQIAKQYSSLPPVDCFPSQLNQVLMNILANAIDALESQKSMSTPQIQIHTKLIDNNRIAIHIYDNGSGIPPQIQSKLFDPFFTTKEVGKGTGNGLSISYQIVVNKHGGNLSYKSTPGEGTEFIIEIPVNQTNN from the coding sequence ATGGGAAACAATCTCATTACTATTGATAAAAATATTTATGAGTCTTTAGAAGGGGAATTGGTAAAGCTTCGTCAAAGAGTTGCTGATTTGGAGGAAAAATTATATCAGCAGGAGCTTGAGTTTAATTCTTTGGCTGACAATGTACCGGGAATGATTTACAAGTTTCAACTTAGTAATGATGGCAAAATTTCTTTCCCCTATATTTCTTCTAGGTGTCGGGATTTTTACGAGTTGGAACCCCAAGAGGTGAAGCAAAATCCCGATTTAATGTTTGAGATGGTTCATGAGGATGATTTTGCTAAATTACAGGAAGCAATTCAAATATCGGCTCAATATCAACAAAAATGGGAGTCGGAATGGCGAATTATTACTCAAAGTGGTAGAACAAAGTGGTTTTATGGAATTTCTCAACCAGTTGCTCAAGCTAATGGTGATATTGTTTGGGATGGTTGTGTCATTGATATTAGTCAGCGTAAATTAGCAACTGAGAAGTTGAAGCAGCGAGAAGCTTTACTTGAGGGGATGAAGAATGCTACTAGTTGCTTGTTAACTACTCAAGATTACGATAAGTCTATAAATACAGCTTTGGCTGAAATTGGTAAAGCGACTGCTACCGATAGAATATATATTTTTCAAAATTATTCTGACAAACTAACGCAAGAATTATTTTTAAGTCAACGTTGGGAATGGGTGAATGATGGGATAAATTCGGAAATCAATTATCCTTTACTTAAAAATCTTTCTTATGATAATTTTTCTCCCTTTTGGTACGAAAAACTTTCTCAAGGTAAGTCAATCATCACGATTGAAGATGAATCTTTAATTCAAGGTAGTCGTTCGATATTTGTTATCCCTATTCAAGTAAAAGGTAAATGGTGGGGATTTATCGGTTTTGAAGATTATACAACTTTACGTCAATGGTCGGAAGCTGAACAATCGATTTTACAAGCTTTTTCAATGAATTTGGGTAGCGCGATAAGCCAGAGGCTTGACGCTTCGCGTATCGCGACTTATGAAGCCGAATATAAGTTAAGACAACTAAATCAAGATTTGGAACTTAGAGTAAAGGAAAGGACTACTACTTTAGCGGAAACGGAAACAAGGTTAAAGCGTCTTGCGGCTAATGTTCCGGGAATGCTGTACCAATACCAAATCTATCCTAACGGCGATGTTCGTCTTTCTTACATTTCGGACGGTTGTCACGACCTTTTTGGTGTAAAACCCGAACAAATTCTACGAAATCCGGATATTATCAATCAGATGATACATCCGGATGATGTGGTTGGTTTTGATGAATCTGTTGCTAATTCTGTTAAAACCTTGAACAAGTGGGAATATGAAGGTCGAATAATTACTCCTTCTAAGGAATTGAAGTGGTTACAGGGATTTTCACGATTACAAAAACAATCGGACGATTCTATTTTTTGTGACGGTTTTTTAATTGATATTACCGAAAGAAAAATCGCAGAAGAAATATCTCAAGAAAAAGAACAATTCTTACGCAACGCTTATGATGGCTCGGAACACGTTATCTTTGTTGTTGATGTTTTAGAAGATAATGACTTTGTTCTTCAAGGGTGGAATCTGGCTTGCGAACACGGTACGGGTATGAAGAGCGAAGATATTAAAAATAAACCTCTTGAAGAAATTTTTGGAGAGGTTAAGGGAAAAGAAATACGTCAAAATTATTTAAATTGTGTAGAATCAAACGCTCCTATTACCTATGAAGAGCGTTTAAATTTTGGCGAACACCCTAGATGGTGGTTTACAACTTTAAATCCTCTCAAAGATGTTAACGGTCGAATTTATCGCTTGGTAGGAACAACTTCTGAAATTACCGAATTAAAAAAAGCCGAACAAGTTATTCGTTCCTCCGAACAAAATCTCCGAACTTTACTAGATAGCGTTTACGACGCAATAATTATTCACGACCTTAAAGGAAATATTTTAGATGTCAACGAGCAAATGCTGCAAATGTATGGAGTAAATCGCGATCAAGTTACTCAGATGTCAATTGTTGCAGATTTATCTAGCTCAGATAATCCCAAAGAACAATTTACTCAAATTATTGAAAAGGTAATGAGTGGGGATAGTCAATTATTCGAGTGGAAAGCAAAACGACCCCATGATAATTCTACCTTTGATGTAGAAGTCTTTCTACGTAGAGTTACCCTCAATTCTCAAGATATCATCTTGGCGAATGTCCGCGATATCAGCGAACGTAAAAAAGTTGAAGCAGAAATTCAAGCCAAACAACATTTTATTCAGCGAATTACCGACTCTTCCCCCAATACAATTTATATTTACGACTTAGAAAAACAGCAAAATATTTACACCAATCACGAAATCGCTACAATTCTCGGCTACTCTCGTCAACAAATCCAAGAGATGGCGAACAATTTGTTTGTAAATATTATTCATCCAGAAGATTTACCAAAAGTTTTTTCCCAGAATCAAAAAATCTCTACCGCTAAAGATGGGGAAATTTACGAAACTGAATACCGAGTCAAACAAGCTGACGGTAAATATCGCTGGCTTTATAGTCGAGATACCGTCTTCAATCGCAACGAAGATGGTTTAGTAACGCAAATTCTTGGTGTAGCTACAGATATCACCGAACGTAAATTAGCTGAAATTGAGTTGCAAAATACCCTACACGAACTCAAAACTACCCAAACTCAACTGATTCAAAGCGAAAAAATGTCTTCCTTGGGTCAAATGGTAGCCGGTGTCGCTCACGAAATCAATAATCCCGTAAATTTCATCCACGGAAACCTAACTCCCGCGACTCAATATACTCAAGATTTACTCAAATTACTCGAACTCTACCAACAACATTATCCTAATCCTCCCGAAGATATCCAAGAAGAAATAGAAGCTGTTGAATTAGAATTCCTCAAAGAAGATTTTCTCAAGATGTTGAATTCTATGAAACAAGGTACCCAGCGCATCCGAGAAATTGTCTTATCTTTACGTAACTTCTCCCGTCTTGATGAAGCTCAATTCAAAGCTGTAGATATTCATAAAGGGATTGATTCTACCTTGATGCTTCTGCAAAATCGTCTCAAAGCAAAACCCAACTTCCCCCGAATCCAAATTGCTAAACAGTACTCCTCTCTTCCCCCAGTTGATTGTTTCCCCTCTCAGCTAAATCAAGTACTGATGAACATTCTCGCAAATGCTATTGATGCTCTTGAATCGCAAAAATCTATGTCTACCCCTCAAATCCAAATTCATACCAAACTTATCGACAATAACCGAATTGCGATTCATATTTACGATAACGGTTCTGGAATCCCCCCCCAAATTCAATCTAAACTATTTGACCCATTTTTCACCACAAAAGAAGTTGGAAAAGGTACTGGTAATGGTCTATCAATTAGCTATCAAATTGTGGTAAATAAACATGGTGGCAATTTATCATATAAATCTACCCCAGGAGAAGGAACTGAATTTATCATTGAAATTCCCGTTAATCAAACTAACAATTAA
- a CDS encoding ParA family protein produces MIITVAAFKGGVGKSITALHLATYLQTNADTLLVDGDLNRSALDWSNRGSLPFKVASEDDGVALAPLYEHIVIDTPTKPSFDELKSIANGCDLVVVPTTPDAIALAATMQMVELLNKLKANYRILLTIIPPSPNRSGKEAKLALKNAKLPIFKTGIKRLAVFQKAALEGVPVNAVNDAYAQVAWKYYAEVGKEILS; encoded by the coding sequence ATGATAATTACTGTAGCGGCTTTTAAAGGGGGTGTGGGTAAATCTATAACAGCGTTACACCTTGCTACGTACTTGCAGACTAATGCTGATACGTTGTTAGTAGACGGAGACTTGAATCGTAGTGCTTTAGATTGGTCTAATCGTGGTAGTTTACCATTTAAGGTAGCTAGCGAAGATGATGGGGTTGCTTTAGCTCCTTTATACGAGCATATAGTAATTGATACTCCGACTAAACCTAGTTTTGACGAGCTTAAAAGCATTGCGAATGGGTGTGATTTAGTAGTTGTACCGACAACTCCAGATGCAATTGCATTAGCTGCTACTATGCAGATGGTTGAGTTACTTAATAAATTGAAGGCTAATTATCGTATTTTATTAACTATTATTCCTCCTAGCCCAAATAGGTCGGGTAAAGAGGCTAAATTAGCTTTGAAAAATGCTAAACTACCTATTTTTAAAACAGGAATTAAACGACTTGCGGTATTTCAAAAAGCAGCTTTAGAAGGGGTACCAGTTAATGCTGTAAATGACGCTTACGCGCAGGTTGCATGGAAATATTATGCTGAAGTTGGTAAGGAGATTTTATCTTGA
- a CDS encoding DUF6679 family protein, producing the protein MLHRKIYQLCCDAREICIFLRDQQRWIERARIIDIEGDLVTLRYETEEDDEICSWEEMVRLESIGAVTQKLASVPRGNVEPLLTEDCPESERIRNPSTDSNPE; encoded by the coding sequence ATGCTACACCGTAAGATTTATCAACTATGCTGTGATGCGCGGGAAATATGTATTTTCTTGCGGGACCAGCAACGCTGGATCGAACGCGCCCGCATTATAGATATTGAGGGAGATTTAGTCACCCTGCGCTATGAAACAGAAGAAGATGATGAAATTTGTTCTTGGGAGGAGATGGTTCGACTTGAAAGTATTGGCGCAGTAACTCAAAAGCTTGCTTCGGTTCCACGAGGTAATGTTGAACCTCTATTAACGGAAGATTGTCCGGAATCAGAACGTATTCGTAATCCGTCTACTGATTCTAATCCAGAGTAA